Proteins found in one Brachyspira murdochii DSM 12563 genomic segment:
- a CDS encoding PhzF family phenazine biosynthesis protein, producing MKCYIIDAFADRVFMGNPTAVCILDKEIPHELMQNIASENNISETVFTIKNKDNNYDVYWFTPECEIDFCGHAVLAVGYAILNFNERYSNFVNLDTKEGILTIKKNGDLYEMDTPKYNLKPIDITNDIIEAIGGIKPTEAYIGRDIVCVLEDENQVINAKVNLEKIKQLDGLLFHITSIVKDKSNINYDCVTRTFGPKLDVDEVDVCGSGHCHIIPLLSSKLNKYYFEAFQYSKRTGVLYCNIKDNKLTISGKACLYCISELFV from the coding sequence ATGAAATGTTATATTATAGATGCTTTTGCTGATAGAGTTTTTATGGGTAATCCTACTGCTGTATGTATATTGGATAAAGAAATACCGCATGAACTAATGCAAAATATTGCTTCTGAGAATAATATTTCAGAGACAGTATTTACTATAAAAAATAAAGATAATAATTATGATGTTTATTGGTTTACTCCGGAATGTGAAATAGATTTCTGCGGACATGCTGTACTTGCTGTAGGATATGCTATATTAAATTTTAATGAGAGATATTCTAATTTTGTTAATTTAGATACTAAAGAGGGTATATTAACTATTAAAAAAAATGGTGATCTATATGAAATGGATACCCCAAAATATAATTTGAAGCCTATAGATATTACAAACGATATAATAGAAGCCATAGGAGGCATTAAACCTACTGAAGCATATATTGGACGTGATATAGTATGCGTATTAGAAGATGAAAATCAGGTTATAAATGCAAAAGTAAATTTAGAAAAAATAAAGCAGTTAGACGGATTATTATTTCATATTACTTCTATTGTCAAAGATAAATCTAATATTAATTATGATTGTGTAACTAGAACTTTCGGACCTAAACTAGATGTTGATGAGGTTGATGTATGCGGTTCTGGGCATTGTCATATTATACCTTTACTATCTTCTAAATTAAATAAATATTATTTTGAGGCATTTCAATATTCTAAAAGAACTGGAGTATTATACTGCAATATAAAAGATAATAAACTTACTATATCAGGCAAAGCATGTTTATACTGCATTTCAGAGTTATTTGTTTAG
- the thiM gene encoding hydroxyethylthiazole kinase, with amino-acid sequence MSTLKEEIFKAITDMKAKSPLVHNITNYVVMQITANALLAVGASPVMTFEKEEFEDMLSIASSLVINIGTLTKSSIEAMHSACSIANKKNVPFVLDPVGAGATKLRTQTAIDIIKNYNPKVIRGNASEIMVLAGESIKTKGVDSTANVNMALEAGRHLAKEYNTVVSISGETDIITDGNRVLYVSGGSPLMPLNTGMGCTSTAITAAMLAVSNPLIAASSAMCIMAEAGEEASKRTDAPASFAVSFIDELYKLNISNASNRVKE; translated from the coding sequence ATGAGTACATTAAAAGAAGAAATATTTAAAGCAATTACAGATATGAAAGCTAAAAGCCCATTGGTTCATAATATAACAAATTATGTGGTTATGCAAATTACAGCTAATGCCTTGCTTGCCGTGGGAGCTTCACCTGTTATGACATTTGAAAAGGAAGAGTTTGAGGATATGCTTTCTATAGCTTCATCGCTTGTTATTAATATAGGTACTTTGACTAAAAGTTCTATAGAGGCTATGCATAGTGCTTGTTCTATAGCAAATAAAAAAAATGTTCCATTTGTACTTGATCCTGTGGGAGCAGGTGCTACAAAATTAAGAACCCAGACTGCTATAGATATAATAAAAAATTATAATCCTAAAGTAATAAGAGGAAATGCCTCTGAGATAATGGTACTTGCAGGAGAGAGCATAAAAACCAAAGGGGTAGACAGTACTGCTAATGTTAATATGGCTTTGGAGGCTGGCAGACATTTAGCCAAAGAGTATAATACTGTTGTAAGCATAAGCGGAGAAACTGATATTATAACAGATGGAAATAGAGTATTATATGTAAGCGGAGGTTCTCCTTTAATGCCTTTAAATACTGGTATGGGCTGTACTTCTACTGCAATAACTGCTGCTATGCTTGCGGTGTCAAATCCTTTAATTGCTGCTTCTTCTGCTATGTGCATAATGGCTGAGGCAGGTGAAGAGGCTTCTAAAAGAACAGATGCTCCTGCTAGCTTTGCTGTTTCATTCATTGATGAGCTTTATAAACTTAATATAAGTAACGCTTCTAATAGGGTAAAAGAATAA
- a CDS encoding bile acid:sodium symporter family protein, protein MKTLKQISNFFGKYMAVIVLIVAAVSLFFPKTVSFIKTSYVNYLLMIVMFGMGLTLKLEDFKVVFTRPKDIIIGAIAQFTIMPLLAYLLSIVFKLPPELAVGVILVGTCPGGTSSNVMTYLANGDVALSVGMTSVSTILAPIATPLLTLLYAGQKVDVNAVSMFISIVQVVILPIALGFLINKFFYKFTSSIKEILPLISVLAIVAIVAAVVSANSQRLMQVGYLVIIVVILHNCLGYLLGYLLGKLFRLSNSKCKAVSIEVGMQNSGLATSLAATHFASMALATVPGAIFSVWHNISGSIAANIMASKIKD, encoded by the coding sequence ATGAAAACATTAAAACAAATAAGCAATTTCTTTGGAAAGTATATGGCAGTAATTGTATTAATAGTAGCTGCTGTATCATTATTTTTTCCAAAAACAGTAAGTTTCATAAAGACAAGTTATGTTAACTATCTCTTAATGATAGTAATGTTTGGTATGGGGCTTACATTAAAACTTGAAGATTTCAAAGTGGTATTTACAAGACCAAAAGACATTATCATAGGAGCTATAGCACAGTTTACAATAATGCCTTTACTTGCATATTTACTTTCTATTGTGTTTAAACTCCCTCCGGAACTTGCTGTAGGAGTTATACTTGTAGGTACTTGTCCGGGTGGTACTTCTTCAAATGTTATGACATATTTAGCAAATGGAGATGTTGCATTATCTGTTGGTATGACTTCTGTATCAACAATACTTGCTCCAATAGCTACTCCTTTACTTACTCTTTTATATGCAGGACAAAAGGTTGATGTTAATGCTGTTAGCATGTTTATATCAATAGTTCAGGTTGTTATACTGCCTATAGCTTTAGGTTTTTTAATAAATAAATTCTTTTACAAGTTTACAAGCAGTATAAAAGAAATACTTCCTTTAATATCAGTACTTGCCATTGTTGCAATAGTAGCTGCTGTGGTATCTGCCAATTCTCAAAGATTAATGCAGGTTGGATATTTAGTTATAATAGTAGTTATTCTTCATAACTGTTTGGGATACTTACTTGGTTATTTATTAGGTAAATTATTTAGATTAAGTAATTCAAAATGCAAGGCAGTATCTATAGAAGTAGGAATGCAGAACTCTGGACTTGCTACTTCTTTAGCCGCAACACATTTTGCCTCTATGGCATTAGCAACAGTACCGGGAGCAATATTCAGCGTATGGCATAATATATCAGGCTCAATAGCAGCAAATATAATGGCGTCAAAAATAAAAGATTAG